From the genome of Paralichthys olivaceus isolate ysfri-2021 chromosome 4, ASM2471397v2, whole genome shotgun sequence:
GCGTGGAATCCCCAGCTTCGCTCACAAAGGGTTAATACTGACCTAGTTTCCGTGGCAACACTGAATGTCTAGTGACATCATTGCTTTAATTTTAGCTCTAGTCCAGCATCCAAGGTTGGTCACATGACCAACTAGCCGGCACCACatgcacatgtgtatgtgtgtgtgtgcgtatagTTGGGTAATGAGTGGTTTTGGTATAGAGTAGAGACTCAGGAAGTGGAGGGTTTGACATCACCTTTTCCAttcagtgttgtttttactgCTCTGTAAGGTTTCCACTCAGTCTGTGAAGAAGTGTAGCTCAGATTCCCATGAGAGTCTGTAATGTAGTCAGTAATTATGACaacatttggttttgtttcttaGGATGACACTGGCATCTGTTTATCCTTCAGAACTCATGGTAAGGTCACGTTGTCTTAGTCGTATTTGGTCTCGACTTCAACTAAAATGATGATTGACAAACAGATCTCATTTTCCTGAGTTTCTCATTGATACTGGATTGAAATGAAAGGTATTTAATGGTCtttaacaaaactaaaacagagTTCAGAACTCTGCAAAAGACACAATAAAACATCAAGTTTCTACTTATTTGTGTTGGCTTGACTACAACACAGTCAAACATTTAAACCAAGATTAACTACAACATTAATTTAATGTCTGTTAGTGACATGACTGTGTCTTTCTCAACAGTTTAagatgaatcattttaaaaaggtaaCTTACACTTCAAGGATTTGAAAACAACATCCATAAATCCTGATTTCACATGATATTATAATGTGGTTAGTCAGCAACAGTTGCCTTACTTACACACAGTGATTCTGGACTTGAGAAGCTGTGTtatcattttacatttctaattaaTGACATCTTTCAGACATTCATCTCTGCAATGTATTTGTTGCTCCACTGCTTATAGTTCTGCATGTTCCACTGAACGTGACTGGACCTGACACCGATTCCTGGCGTGGATTGATAGCTTGCATGGCAATATGAGTATAGCTTGGTGGCATCGTTGCTGGTGTCTGTGTCTGATGTTGGAGGGACGTTGTCAGCCGCCTGGTGCCGCagttaataaaaaatgaatggaaagagaagggggaggagCTCTCAGCTGTTGCTGGAGCTCTTTAACTCTCACCTCTCTggcagctcctctgctgctcccacTGGGCACGCGGTTTATTCAGCCCTGAATCCCTCTACTGCCAGATGCTGCCAGGTTTTACGTAATACAGCGCCACAGCTGTTGAGTTTTCCTCACACACTATTGGAGCACGCACatgaaaatattgatttctAAAGTATATGTGAATTCACTGGTGGCTGATATCTGCTAAAAAGATAGAGAATTGGGCTAATGACAAGATAAGACATCAAACTAGTAGAAATGCATTGCATGTACCTGCTTCTAAAACTTAGAATATTAAATAGGACAaatcatcctcttcatcctagcagtttacatttcatttgaataattaaataatacattttgacTTAGGCTGCAGATCCAGGTAATCCAGTTTTATATTAAGCACTTACATGGCTTCATGGTGCACAGGgaaggtttttttgtttttagtgcTGTCCCTTTAAGCCCGGCTACGCCTGACTTGAACATATGGGAAGCTAATCTTAGCCCAAGTCCTGAGAGAGACAAGGCTGGCAACCAGCCACTGTGCAGGACTGAGAAAGGTTtcactcgctctctccctctgagcTGATATATGATTTAACTATCAAATAATGTCGCAAACAAATAGCCACATAGTCTCTGGGCTGCATATATTTCCTCTCCAACTGTTAATGATAACATCACTGTGCTCTTTTTCATGACTTTACACACATTACCTGTGCAGATTTTTTACTCTTAACTCTCATATTTCCATTCCCATCTGTTGTCCACTCTCTTTGTTTCAGAGCCAACATTTTCTAAACATGTATATTGATTAcattcctctccttcttttcatcTCCCTATCCTCAAGCACAAAGAGCTGCCTCTTAGAAACAgcgccccctcctctcctcttcctcctccttgttaTTTTTTTAGCGACTCCACCCTGCCCAACAGCTCCCCCCACCCATCACCACCTTTCAATTTTTTTCTGCCAAACCACTCCTCCATTTCTCTTTGTGAGGAGTTTAGGGGGGGATAGCCCTCCCCCAGCTGGGTCTGTTCGTGCTGACTTGCACGTGCCAAATGTCAGGAGGTATGACTCAGACTGGATACCCAACACTCGTTACTATGATCCGCACCCAAACACACCCTGAACCTTACACCAACCTGCTTGGGAagtcaacagacagacaaacagacagatggaagTTTGAAATAATGGTGATTCTTGAATATGAACAacatgtttacagtttgttaCTCATATAGAGAAACagatggactcaaacactttgtgTTGCTTCTACTCTGTTCAACCAAATTTGCTCAGTGTAGCCCTGCAGCCTCTTGTCCCGCCCACCAATAAACCCAGTGATCCTCAGTAACAATCCAATACTGTATGAgctctagtgtgtgtgtgtgtgtgtgtgtgtgtgtgtgtgagtgtgtgcgtgtgtgtggtgtgtggagaAAACCCCCCCATAAAAATGCGCCCCTGCATTTGCAAGACCCTTTGGTGTCTCAACCTCTGTGTGCAGATGATGAGAAACAGGCGTGTGTGAGCAGTAAGAgagaagtgaaagagagaggtaAAGAGATAAAGgaataaagagagggagagggggaggagagagactgacagagtGTGTCAAATCAGATGACCTTGATGCCATTAGACTGCAGGGCAAATGGGGGGGTGGTATAGGAGCAGTGGTGGAGAGAGGTGGAGTCAGCTGACaggaagagaagggaggaggggaaagGACCCTCATGTCATGACCATGATGCTTATGTGAGTCATTAAATGGCTGCTGGAGAAAGTGTTTTTACCCTAAATGACACAGATCTCCTCACCAATTAAAGATAAGGGAGgtgcagagagagtgaaaactCATGAGTTCACCAGTTTAGCCCTTGAAAAACCACACAATTTGTccttaactcacacacacacctcctacTACAGATGGTGctggtaaaacatttaaaaagcttgtttcagtgtgtgaggGTTGTATGTCAGGACTCTgttgagaagaaaagagaaagatgagtCAGGCTTAGTCATACGCAAGTCACCCCAACACACATCGCTGAGGGTCGGACTTTTGTTGTCAGTCATCCCTCCTACAAGCAAAGATATTTCCTCCGCGCTGCTGAGAAACAGTGTGCAAGAGacagagaagtgagagagatggaaagagagagagaaatggagagagaaagagagagacgaggGCGTGAAGCAACTCATTTGGACGATAAATTGCCGACATTGTGAAATGAAGTGATCGATGTGAGAATTGGAGTCTCTCTGTCATCCCATCCtttctcgttctctctctcacacacacacacacacacacacacacacacacaatgcccGGCTACAGCAGGTCTACTGTAAGTGTCacatttttcaattttaatttcACGTGAAGTCTAAGATAGTTAGATTGTTGTTGTAAATTATAGTCTTGCTCAGTGTCATGTAAGTAAACTGTTAAATTACAAGGTAACTATGGTTACAGACTGTATGCCTCCTGGTTATATTGTAACCTATCTAGTTGAAATGTAACCTATTGTGTTGAGGAGGTGATTTCAGGTTCAGTCTTTTGGTTAAACCTGTATGGCAACATTGTGTTGATGCTCTAGTTTTAATCAAACAGTAACACACCTTGTCTTACTCACTCTGTCTAAATTCAGTTGTAAATCTCTTTTAGTACATGTTTCAATCAAGATTAGAGAAGTCTAACTGTAATTTACCTATACTCAGTAAATTGTGTCACatgatgttttgtatttaaagtgTGTTGTGTAGAATCTTCCTCATGTGTCGGAAACAGCTGAATTTGCTACCGTGGAGGCTCCCTCTTCTATGTTGATGTTATGGTCTAATTGTACTTCTGTGTTTTACTCAGCTTTGACAATGACAACCCACTCAGAGATAATGTTTTCACAATGGTAGTGAGTGAGGGAACATATTCTGTGGTATTATGGTTTCCTTCTAAGTCACAATTTCAACttatgtttctgttctgtttcttgatgctcatttaaaaactgtgaaactgtgatcACCATTTTATGCCTTTCATTTGTAGCACTGGGTCTTTTAGATCTAAGCTGCCGGTCTGCCCACATCTCTTTTAGCCTAATGACCACTTTGGCTTtgaaatattgtttattttggcAAGTGTTGCGTCCTACTTCAAGACGTCCTTTTACGGAAAGGTCTAACTTAAGCTGATAACAGTACAGTGCTGGCCCGGCAGGATAGAAAAAAGTCTGTTGTGTTCAGTTGGTTTTTGAAATGATGGACTGTGTGGAGTGCATGTGATTCAGGAGTTAAGTTGAGTCTTGAGCTAGAAATGCTGTGTCACTGTTCAGCCGGGGGATAGTGTGAGCACGAGACAGTGAAAGAGCATGTTTGCGTCCGTTGGTGTGTGGTGTTGGTGATAGTAGAGACTGGGCATGTGTCAGATGATACATGCGCCCACCCCGTGGCAGAGGCAAGCATCGTGGTGGGAAACGCTGATGATGGTGACGATGCAGCTACGTCACCTCCACATGTGTTTCCTACCTCTCTTGCTCACTGCTCTCTTTCGCTCATTGGCACTCCCCGGTCATGTGACCTAATGCTCtacttctcctctccttcccttagACAGCTTAGGCTGCGCAGTGTTTCTCTTTGGGATTGAcgctcatctgtgtgtgtacatacgaATATGTGTGGcaacagagagacaggcagTGTACAATTTACGGGGCCAGTGATCGGGTGCGTCAGAAACTGTTGGAACGGTAATGCAATAAGCTAAGCTAGAAGGAGAAAAGGCtcaggaaacaaacagagaggcaCATCGAGAGAGGGAGGCAAAGGCGGAAAGCTCCAAGAGAGACTAGGAGAAACAGGGGAAGCCAAACTAAGAGAAGCAGGGAAAGGATACTGAAGTTATCGCAGTGTTGCTGGCACATGGTCAGTAACATGTACAGAAAATTATTACGCCGGAGCTGACAGCGATCTGCATGGAAGGTACAGCCATGTTTTCCCCTCTCATCCTCCTGGTTAAATCTGCTCCGAAACTCCGAAGCGATgttggagagaagagaggagacacagcAAGGCCGGTCAGCCTGCAAGTAGGAGAGAGGAAACATCCAGTGATCACGACGTTGTTGCTGATGATAGTGACTGTGACGCGAAGACGAGAGATGGCAAGGAGAGAACACGAAGCGGACATGATCATAGGCTGGTGaacaggagaggacagaagtCTTGCGTCCCTCGTGAACTGTTTAAAGTTGATTACATGCGGTTGATGTCTGTTTGGCAACAACCTGCCAGTCTTATTTCTGTTTgcaccctcttcctcttcttcatcatctcacCTCCCATTACAGAATCAGTCACATGAATAACTGAATGACTCTGTCTTGCTTTTAACTGTCATCTCTACAGACGTCCCTCTTGTTGTGTTCCATTTCCTTAGTGTCTTTCTCCACTCCCTTCTCTTCATCCCGGTACTCTGGCTTGGTGAAGTGTCATCCGCAGTAGAATAACGTAGTTGTCTTGTTCTTTTACTTATGTTGTAATCATACTTCCATCGCTGTTCCATTTCCATCCTTCTTTACATGAAAGAGATGACAATATAGAGTTTTGATGAATGAATTTATATATTAAGTGACCCTTCATGTCCTTAAGTCAAAATCCTTCCATCTTGATTGCATCCTTTGAATCTTAGAGGAAAGACCAGCTAGAGTGCCAGCAAGCCAGTTCCTTCTCCATCTACAAAACCTTCCACTTTCTTGTGCATGCAGCCTTTTTAGACGATCTATTATCAGCCCCAGATGTACGATAGAAGCTTCTCGTTTCAGGCGATGAATGGGCAACCGAGGTGAatgtggaagaggaagaaaatgcaTATTGTGGAACCATTATCGGTGGCTTCTCCATTGGCCCAGGGCTGGAAGCTCAAAGGTGGAAGAAAATCTCTGTAAGGGAAAGCAGATGCCGTTTGCAGAAGGAATAAATAAGCAACGtaatgctgcttttctttgctcctttctctttttcctgttGATACCGTTGTTAGTTGCGATTGTCTAATCGTTGGCAGCCGCTGGTTCGCAGGGAAGCTCTGGTATAGTTGAAATTGCAAATACTTGGCTTTTGTGGATCAGCAGAACACAACACAGCCTTATATGTAACGTCATCTAATGTAGCAGAGCAAGCAGTGTTGAAGGGTGTGGatggagatagagagaggtTTTCTCGTTGGTAAGAGCTCTGCTGCACTGTGCTGTTTCCTAGGCTGCTGCTACTAGCTACTATCCCTTACAGCgctctctgtttctgctcaCTGCACACTCCTCCATTCCATCGTACGTGCCCGCTGTGGCTCAGATAATGGCCTCTCGCTCTGCACAcactgaagagagagagcagaggagatggagggagaggctGCGCGAGAGGGAGGGGAatgtagggagggagggagagagaggggaaggtgGGGGCTGCGAAGAGAAGCCGACTGCATGTGTagctgagagaaagaaagaggatatTGAAAAAAGGAAGggaggagcagacagagataatgagaaaggaaaaaggagagaaCAGAAAGCATTGGACATAAGAAGAGGCAGGAGAATGAGAAACGTGTGTGCTGTGTTGGGGGgaggtgtgttgtgtgtatgcggccgactgtgtgtgcgtgtgtgaatgcatgcatgtgtttttcgGCACTAGCTCTGTCTGTGCGCTGCACGGACTGGACGAAATAAAAAGGAACAAGCCAACGAGGCCGTACCGCCTGTAGGCTGCTGTGCCGGCAAGCAAGTCTCatgctcctctctgtctcctcttctgctTTCTGCTCTACGACCGGCAACTCCGTCTGGACGTCAAGGACCACGTAAGTATGCGTCGCTGCTCCTCAGGCTCTCAGCCGGCTTCATATTGTCAGAGCCTCTGCTTCATGTTACTGCTCAGCACAGCAGCGTaggaaggggtggggggagaaggaggagaaccAGAGGGAGGATGGGGGGTGTTGTGTATCTAGGATTTAGGTTCAGCTGTCTATTCACAAGCTGAATTTAACCCCCTCACTACCATCAGTAGTATCTTTACAcacttcacctcctccctccagtCGTTGTTTTTCGCTGTGTCAGTGTTGAACAGgattcactctcacacagagCTGTAAAGGCTGCTCTTGTTTAAAGGGCTCCCAGACACTAGTCCTTGGTCAACCAGGTTCTGCAAGGTCTGATCCTGTCACGTGTGTTGACAGTTTAAGACACAGTTATTAGTGTGTGCAAAGTTTGTTCAAATACGTGTATGTGAGTGACACAATTAAAGGGAAGACAGCGATAGAGTAAATATTTGTCAAAGCATGTGATCTTTACAGTCCTTAATTGTCACCCGGTGAGGTTTCAATCGCTGCTTGTGTGAGTGctattgttttttgttattaATATCCTAGACTCACAAAAAGTCAATCAAGGTTATGTCTGGTGAAGTATTTGTTATCTGTACTGACACAGGTgagaaaattgttttaaatgttcagcAGGAAGTGCTCTGAACCCATGTGACTATAGCCTGTGgtagttgttttgtgtgtgtaactgtgagaaaaagaggaaaagagagtgTCAGCGTGTGTGACTGACGGTGCGTGATTGTGGGATGTTAGGCTGTGCAGTGTTGCAGTCACTCTGTTTCAACACTGCAGTTCTCATAACTGCCGTACACagcaaccccccacccccttcctcTTTCCCGTCTGATGCCACTGATAGTGCAGACATGGGGCCTCTCACGTATTGCATGCCGGCTGttctctcacccccccccctcgtccCCGTCACCGTCCCCAACCTCTCACCAACAACCCCGCCACCCCCTGGGACCCCCCATCAGACACCCGGCGCAGAAGGTGGACTCAAAAGAGCTGAGCATACTGTCTGTCCAGTAATTAGCCACTTCAAAAGCTAATTTCAATAATATTCAAATGACAGGGAAGCTGGACGCCAGACTCACTTCTACTGTGATACACTGATGAATCTACAACCAGAagccatctttctttttctttctggctTGAGATGAGAGAACACTTTGTGGTTCAAATCAATCTGGATCAGGAACTTGATCGCATTATGTTGGGCTGTGTGACATTAGCaggctgaggtgtgtgtttgtgtaaaaaataaTGTATATCCATTTCACATTATCATAGTGCAGTGTTTGTTATGTCTCCTGGCAGGAAAGGAGTGTGCTTACAACCAAGCGTCCTTGTGAAGCAATAGTAGCTTGTTTAGGGTTCACTTTTCTGTTAATAGTAAACACATAAGATGAAGGATTTGACACTATTAATGTTATTCATAGCACACTGGCttcttttaaacacaaaaatacatttttatagtgAATCcaccattgttttcatttcacaagaGCAATTAGACATGTTGGAATACACTGTTCAGCCACAACATGAACTCTGTCAATGATTTCTCTGGCTGCCCTTGGATTATGTTTGTTTACTGTTCTTCTCCACATTCATTTAACTGTGATCTATGAAGAGTTATTGTCAGCACATATTATCTGACAATCCATGTGAGCTGGAGAAACAGTGTTGGCTTTAAGAGACAACTCAGATTAGTGGTCATTTAGACAAATGTAGcaacattattttttaactgTCCACAGCTTTTGTCCATTATTGTGGTACTGCTCACTCGACTGGTGCCTCCAGCATAGCAGAATAACCAGAAgtctttgaaaatgtaatttgactTAGGGTCATGTGATGTGAATCTGTGTAACTACAGATGTTAATGTCCTGACCAACTAACTGAAATGTTCAGACACCAGGTCATCTTCGAACAAGATTTTCTTTAACTCTTTTGACAAAGAATGTCAGTGTTGCTCTACACTTGATCAACAGTTCTCTCTGATACATCTCATGACAACCAGGCCTTGCTCTAGGCTGTTGTGTTAGATGAGGTGCTGTCTGTTGGGTTTAAGATTATTTTAGCATTACACACTGACCATTTATGGTTTGGcatttaaggattttttttctggatGGTTATCTTTTGGTTTTATGATCCAGTAAATAAGTGATAGACTGCAAGTTTTCAGACCCTTAGTTTAGCTGCAGTTTCCTGCTATAATCATTTttcaacacaacaaatcaacCCAAGCCCATTAGAAATTATTTGAAACCATATTTCAAAAGTAGTTCTCTTTAAAAGTTGAACAACTTTTGTGTATTGTAATTTCTTTTGAACGAGTGTTTAATTAAATTTATATATTaagaatgtaaataaaacaaaaatcattaACCAACCCTCCTCAATAACCCCCCTAATAAATCCATAAATTAGTGTCtgcctgtctttctgtctgtcctttgAGTTTTGTTCTTCAACAACCTCTCTCCACTCATCTTGAAACTGGTGTATTTCTAGGGGAATCCAGGATGTGCAGTTACAACTGTTACGTTTGGATGAGCAGTTGAAGTCCTTATCTTAACTCCCCATTTATTTATACTTGCTGCACATCAGAGAATATGGCTTTGTGAGTTTGTAAATAGAAACCAGTTCTCCATCAGGCCATTTCCTTTGTGACTTTCATACAGCCACAGGCACATTTTGAATGGgcataaaacatatttaataataataatacagacgATAATCTGTATACTCCTACATTGATAGTCATTTTAACATAATCAAATTATTTAGCAGTTGTTACATTTTCAGATCCATAAAGAATGTGAATGAGTGTAATGTgaatggtgtgtttgtgtacattacTTTCAGATATGACAGCATAACAATGTATTTCAAGTAGTATTTGCACTTTTTCTCAGTCCAGTCCTGAGagttgaaaaatattttttcctgtGATTCCACTTTTGCCTACTTGTGTCTTGCACATTGTTTTCCTCACCACTCCACCACCTGTACCACACAGTCTCTCAACACCATCTGTCTGCTATGCATAGTCCAAATGATTGGGAGTAGTGTGTCTTCATATACAGCAGTGACAATGTGTCACATGACCTGTGACAGGCTCTGATCACTCCACTGAAACCGTAGTTAATTTATATTTCTTGAGCCCCAATGACCTGATCCTGTGGTACTGTATGTTCTGTTTGCTTCAGAGGGGAGAGCTGTGAAAAGGGGAATATACTCTGACTTTACTTTTATAGCTGAAACTCAACTTATTCTTGAATTACAGATgaattataaaaatgtgtttttttacatttacagttatTGTTATTTACACATGGGGACAATGGGTGATTATGtctaatgtatttttttccataTCAGTCCTGGATTTATTGGTTTCTTATAAACTCACTAACCTTGTTTTATATGTGTCTTTCAGACTGTTTGTGAAGTCACTTCAGTGGATGGCCCCAGAAGTGGAGGCCAGATGGAAATTGGGTCACATGACCGCCTCCAGGAAGGAGCGCTGAACCTGGAACTGGCCAATGGAGTGAATCGCTACCGTACTGATGATGAGGAATCTATGGAAACGGAGCAGCAGAGGGCAGAAAGCATGCCTCCGAGAAAGTGTTGGGTGGCAGGACATGGCAAAGTTAGTGACACCCAACAGCAGCCCTGTTGGAACAGCAGCAGCGGTGCAACCCCTGGTGAGCCTGTGCACCATGCAAACATGGAGGATGCCCACAATCTGGTGGCTTTTTCCGCTATTGCTGGCTCCTtgcctccctcttcttcctcttcctgccttGTCACACAGCCTAACACAGCCCAGTTATATGAAAGGTTCACCCAAGAGATGGGTACTGAGGGGGCTCAGGCCAGAATCTCTGCAGGTGCTCCTGAGGGAAGGCGTCAAACTCCAGAAGACCTGAACACCCTACAGACAGCACTGAGCCAGGCCAAACATGGACACAAGCCCCCTAACTGCAACTGTGATGGGCCTGACTGTCCAGACTACCGTGAGTGGCTGGAGAAGAAGATACAGTTGGCAACCAGTGAGGACCAAGGTGCCCCCAAGATCACTGATGCTCCACCACACTTAGACCCTCATCTACAACAACCCCGATTGCAGCATCAACCTCAGCCCTATACCCAGGTAAATGGTGGCAACCATCTTTCTACTTCATACTCTCAGCAGCTACAGGGATCTCAAGGCCCATACCAAGACCAAGTGCCCTGCTCCAAACCCCCAATTCCTTGCTCCCCCCAGGTGCTCTCCATAGCCAAGGAAAAGAACATCAGTCTTCAGACAGCCATTGCCATTGAAGCCCTTACCCAGTTATCTGGTACCAATCCACAAGCCCCTGGCTCTCCTGGTCAAAGCCCTTACATCAGTAACCTTCATCACCACCAACATACTCAGAATCTCCCATCCCAGCCACCCAATGGCTCTAGCTTGATTCCACACTCTCCTGGCACCCACTCATCATCTTCACGCTCTCAGTCCGTCCCTCCAGGAATACACACCAGCCAGCAGGCTCCAGTGTCCTGTGAGCACCACAGGCCCCAGTCCCAGGGCCAGCCACCTCATgcttcccctctcccctcctctacCTCTCCCTTCCCAGGTCAGGGAAAACCTCCAGGCTTCAGTCGCAATCCCCAACAATGGCAGAAGAGCTCGGGCAGAGTCTCTGAACAGAGGAATCCATGGATGTGTATTAAGTCTGAGCCCAAGTCTCACTTTGCTGCTGCACCGCACAGTAGCTCAGACCCTATGTCAGAGCTCAAACAGCTGCTTGGTGACACCAGTGGCAAGTTTAGCAATGCTCCTTTCAAGCTTCCAgtcacacagcagctcagctTGAACCAGAATGGAGGTATCCAGGCCCAGGATAACCCAGCACTGTCCAGGTTAAAGCAAGAGCAAGACTCTGGTGAGCACTATCATCATGCTGCCTCCATGGGACATTATGGCATGGCTAATGGTCAGCAGCAGGGTCAGCACCTCCCTGGCACTCCCTTGTCACATGGCCAAGCAGTCATCAGCCACTCCACTCAGGCAGCTCTACAACAGCACCTTCACTACAAGAGGAACCTCTTCTCTAACCACTCCCCTGGCTTTGGAGCACCAGGCCCATGTGCACCGTTGGCTTGCCAAAGCTTAAAAAAATGGTGGCCACAGATGGACGCAGAAGGTTTGCCACATCTGGCCATCAAGCAGGAACCTAAAGAACCCAAGAAGAAAAGGAGTGTCCAGGGGTCTCCTGTCTTCAAAGGTATGAGTGGGATGCTTGCAAGCTCTCCCTTGACCAAACCCAAACAGATAATCATCAAGAAGACCAAGCAGAAAGCCTCCATGCCAACCTTCCTGCCTCAGACTCAGATCTCCGTACAAAAACCACCAGTTCTCATGATGGACAGAGCCCCAGCCCTGACCAGCCTGCAAGCaggttgttttcctcctctgcacctCCATAGTAACTCcactcaggctgctgctgcaggcctCCCTGCCCCAGCCCAATCTCAGGTATCCATGTCCAACTCCTCAATGACTCCCTCTTTTACCGTTTCTGCTTTGTCAGAAAACACTCCAGCCCATATGGGCCGTCTGCCCCCACCTGTGGCTCCTGCAGCCCATGCTAAGTCAGAAGGAGTGGGCACCCTGGCACCCAGTAACACCAGCACCACCACACCTCTGACCTCCACGTCTCCATCCAGCACCTCACAATTACCGAGTCTTATCAACATAGACCCTAAGTACGAAGAACTGATTCGCCAGTTTGAGGCTGAATTTGGGGATGCCCCAGATGCCTCTGCTGGTCAGCCTATGGAGGAAATTGCTACAGCACCGCAGCTGGGGAATCAATCCCAGACCAGTCCTCAGGACCTCAGTCCCACATCCTCATCCACATCCCAGTCAGTTCCCTCAGTTCTCACCACTCAAGCTAATTCCACACCTCATCCAAGTTATCAGGAGATGGAAGCTCACAAGGACGAGTCAGGGACCCAAAGTGAATCAACCATGAACCAGGCATCCACAGAAACCCCTGTGAAGGAGAAGCCTTCTCTGCATCATGAGGCAATGCtggaccagcagcagcagcccagtGTGATAGAGGATAAGTTCAGCATGCCTTGTTCCCAGCTGCCTAAACGCATGAAGATTGAAGCCTTGGGTGATATAGCAGTTCTGTCCACCACATGCTATTCTGAAGAGGACACTCCCACGAAGGACAGTCTTCCTTCGTCTCCATCTCTCAGAGGCTTCCTTGAGTCTCCTCTGCGTTACCTGGAGAGCCCCACCAAGAGCTTGCTGGATACTCCCTCCAAGGATCTACAGTCAGAGTTTCCCCTCTGTACCTGTGTGGGTAAGTCAGTGTGTTAGTGCTTGTTTGTATGCTGGAGAATTAGGTTGCTGTCATTCCACAAACTGCATTAGCACCTTTTTGAGATGCATATTCTTTAATGTTCACACAAACGTTACCCATTTATCTCTGAGTAGAGTGACATTCAAGTATTTTAATCTGACCAGTGTCAGATAATGAATGTTGCAAGTTTGCGTGCAGGAATAAATTCTTGCAAGTTGAATATTTAGCTATTGAGctaaacattaataaaacaatcaCTGCCAATGCTTTACTACTTAATCTACACAGGTCAGCTATTAGTTTTTGTTTCTCACACCTCCCCCTCCAGCT
Proteins encoded in this window:
- the tet3 gene encoding methylcytosine dioxygenase TET3 isoform X1, with amino-acid sequence MPGYSRSTTVCEVTSVDGPRSGGQMEIGSHDRLQEGALNLELANGVNRYRTDDEESMETEQQRAESMPPRKCWVAGHGKVSDTQQQPCWNSSSGATPGEPVHHANMEDAHNLVAFSAIAGSLPPSSSSSCLVTQPNTAQLYERFTQEMGTEGAQARISAGAPEGRRQTPEDLNTLQTALSQAKHGHKPPNCNCDGPDCPDYREWLEKKIQLATSEDQGAPKITDAPPHLDPHLQQPRLQHQPQPYTQVNGGNHLSTSYSQQLQGSQGPYQDQVPCSKPPIPCSPQVLSIAKEKNISLQTAIAIEALTQLSGTNPQAPGSPGQSPYISNLHHHQHTQNLPSQPPNGSSLIPHSPGTHSSSSRSQSVPPGIHTSQQAPVSCEHHRPQSQGQPPHASPLPSSTSPFPGQGKPPGFSRNPQQWQKSSGRVSEQRNPWMCIKSEPKSHFAAAPHSSSDPMSELKQLLGDTSGKFSNAPFKLPVTQQLSLNQNGGIQAQDNPALSRLKQEQDSGEHYHHAASMGHYGMANGQQQGQHLPGTPLSHGQAVISHSTQAALQQHLHYKRNLFSNHSPGFGAPGPCAPLACQSLKKWWPQMDAEGLPHLAIKQEPKEPKKKRSVQGSPVFKGMSGMLASSPLTKPKQIIIKKTKQKASMPTFLPQTQISVQKPPVLMMDRAPALTSLQAGCFPPLHLHSNSTQAAAAGLPAPAQSQVSMSNSSMTPSFTVSALSENTPAHMGRLPPPVAPAAHAKSEGVGTLAPSNTSTTTPLTSTSPSSTSQLPSLINIDPKYEELIRQFEAEFGDAPDASAGQPMEEIATAPQLGNQSQTSPQDLSPTSSSTSQSVPSVLTTQANSTPHPSYQEMEAHKDESGTQSESTMNQASTETPVKEKPSLHHEAMLDQQQQPSVIEDKFSMPCSQLPKRMKIEALGDIAVLSTTCYSEEDTPTKDSLPSSPSLRGFLESPLRYLESPTKSLLDTPSKDLQSEFPLCTCVEHIQEKDEGPYYNHLGSGPTVASIRNLMETRYGEKGEAVRIEKVVYTGKEGKSSRGCPIAKWVIRRGSETEKLLCLVRERAGHHCANAVIIILIMAWEGVPKMLADKLYRELSDTLTKYGNPTSRRCGLNDDRTCACQGKDPDSCGASFSFGCSWSMYFNGCKYARSKLPRKFRLQGDHPEEEEKLRDNFQDLATEVAPLYQRLAPQAYSNQCQSESKAPECRLGIKDGRPFSGVTACMDFCAHAHKDQHNLHNGCTVVCTLTKEDNRSVQEIPEDEQLHVLPLYKISRTDEFGSEEAQQLKMQTKALQVLQAFRREVRKLPEPAKSCRQRRLEAKKAATEKKKSKLMQQAGEMPEKTVLKTEVCSAPQPQGNKAIIKQEMKPNIKKEPFNGSIDGYPVQAADPFNNIYPHPACYARGGFPPTGQPSAPDPVNGYHPPSNLPGVHYGFYNYPPNVLFPPKLRTYEGRNGSLPKAGGKAVQVDQKPDIQILQAKLAQSYPGHLEQTSQPHHSAYGQPADYNQSRPSSVSSEHSNRGTPVIKQEPMDVPVYEGTVPSQAGANTPSNIIQHAAWPGHKLNGSIVPTNWDSHLHQKQSPEAASLQLEKQQFHQHSQQRQSSPFPQQWASYPGSHAMMASPAPSPTHQVPLSPSPSPHPGTPLPGNIYQGSARPSTPHPSTSHPGTPQPGISHSGSLTPQPGTPDPGNPRHWSSPAAYSPGLKHSNPAAYPDKIWSKTGESRCSTPLGLQEKAWKSCGGSVAGSTPSPAPEGRLFPDALQQSDQVHWDLRRADSDIERIKRLEEDEVFSDSEHNFLDPNIGGVAVAPAHGSILIECARRELHATTPLRKPDRSHPTRISLVFYQHKNLNQPMHGLALWEAKMKLLAERALQRQQEAALLGLSQEDIKALGKKRKWGATVAGASPGPGQSKDKREGPVTRLAPTFHTTSMVTVSPYAFTRLTGPYSHFV